The Panicum hallii strain FIL2 chromosome 9, PHallii_v3.1, whole genome shotgun sequence genome has a window encoding:
- the LOC112873844 gene encoding uncharacterized protein LOC112873844 — protein sequence MRDFPSCFGESGVQIADASSSSSSAGKGAAQNLVTCLYQTQFSGRPCVISVTWSKSLMGQGLSIGVDDLSGQCLCKADIKPWLFSKKKGSKSLDVEDGKIEIFWDLSSAKFGAGPEPVEGFYVAVVFDLELVLLLGDMKKDAYRKTGANRSMLNAAFVARREHIYGKKVYSAKAQFCDKGQFHDIVIECDTIGLKDPCLEIRVDKKPVMQVKRLAWKFRGNQTILVDGLPVEVFWDVHSWLFGSTASNAVFMFQTCQAPEKSLPWSYSQIFRESQLQGLGFSLILHAWKLE from the coding sequence ATGAGGGACTTCCCGTCCTGCTTCGGCGAGAGCGGCGTCCAGATCGCGgacgcgtcgtcgtcgtcgtccagcGCCGGCAAGGGCGCCGCGCAGAACCTGGTGACCTGCCTCTACCAGACGCAGTTCTCGGGCCGGCCCTGCGTGATCTCGGTCACGTGGAGCAAGAGCCTCATGGGGCAGGGCCTCAGCATCGGCGTGGACGACCTGTCCGGCCAGTGCCTGTGCAAGGCGGACATCAAGCCGTGGCTCTTCTCCAAGAAGAAGGGGTCCAAGAGCCTCGACGTTGAGGATGGCAAGATTGAGATCTTCTGGGACCTGTCGAGCGCCAAGTTTGGTGCCGGTCCAGAACCAGTGGAGGGGTTCTATGTTGCAGTGGTGTTCGACCTTGAGCTTGTGCTTTTGCTCGGTGACATGAAGAAGGATGCTTACAGGAAGACTGGAGCCAACCGGTCGATGCTGAATGCTGCGTTCGTGGCGAGAAGGGAGCACATATATGGCAAGAAGGTCTACTCTGCTAAGGCGCAATTCTGTGACAAAGGCCAGTTCCATGACATTGTCATCGAGTGTGATACCATCGGCCTGAAGGATCCATGTCTCGAAATAAGGGTTGATAAGAAGCCTGTGATGCAGGTGAAGCGCCTGGCATGGAAGTTTAGGGGAAATCAGACAATTCTCGTTGATGGCTTGCCTGTGGAGGTGTTCTGGGATGTCCACAGTTGGCTCTTTGGATCGACGGCAAGCAATGCAGTGTTCATGTTTCAGACATGCCAGGCACCTGAGAAGTCGCTACCATGGTCATACTCGCAGATTTTTAGGGAGTCCCAGCTGCAAGGTCTTGGTTTCTCGTTGATCCTGCATGCATGGAAGCTTGAATAG